Part of the Aquabacterium sp. NJ1 genome, CGTGTAGTTGGTACCGGCCGGGTTGCTGGCGAAGTTGGCTTGCAGCGATTCAGGCGCCTTGTCGCTGGCCCACATGCGGCTGACCAGATCATTGGCGAGCAAGGCCGCCGTGGACCGGTACTGCGCGCCGGAGGCCTGCTTGACCGACACCGCCTGCAACTGGATCACGGCCAGCACCCCCAGCGAAAAGATGAGGATGGCGACCATGGCTTCGATCAGCATGACACCCGCCTGGGTGTGAGTGTGAGCGTTCGTTTTCATCATGAGCAGGCCATGGGTTGGGTGCTGGTGGGGCCACTCAGGCTGGGGTCGCACATGCGTGCCTGGCCAGCGGGTGAGACGACGATTTGCAGGCAGCGCACCTCGCCGCCACCTTGTTTGTCCAGGCAGGTGCCCGAAGCGCCCTTGACGAGGATCGTCATGGTGGTCGGTGCGAGGTCCAGCTCCGTGGTCTTTGTTTGTTGCCCGAAACCATTGAAGGTGACCACGGGATTGGGCGAGGCTTCAATGACCGTGCTGCTTGAGCCACTGCCCGCCACGCTCTTTTGCACGATGAAAGGCGCGACGGTG contains:
- the pilV gene encoding type IV pilus modification protein PilV, whose protein sequence is MLIEAMVAILIFSLGVLAVIQLQAVSVKQASGAQYRSTAALLANDLVSRMWASDKAPESLQANFASNPAGTNYTQWLATVRNSGLPNVSSNPPTVSFTAGPASTTGAASTQATIKVFWKAPGETDTHNYELVAQLK